From one bacterium genomic stretch:
- a CDS encoding epoxide hydrolase has translation MKPFKIRIPKEKITDLRRRLEKMRWPDSIDADDWGSGVPLNYLKELVDYWKDEYGWFAQQELLNSFAHYKSVVDGFGIHFIHERSSDPDALPLLLIHGWPGSFWEMQRIIPMLTTPDKYGADPSDAFHVVVPSLPGYGFSDRPAKHGMNGPFIASLFEKLMKQLGYSKFVAQGGDWGATVATWLGLHHPASLTAIHLNYIPGSYRPYVESNDTLSESEQEFLKHREEWYQKEGGYAHIQATKPQTLAYALNDSPAGLAAWIVEKFQGWSDCDGNVENRFSKDELLTNISIYWFTETFHSSARLYQEALKAPVHMSKGMRVEVPGFVACFPKEDPMAPRDWTERGYNIQRWTHLPSGGHFAAWEEPELLAKDLRESLRSFRNKA, from the coding sequence ATGAAACCATTTAAGATTCGGATTCCAAAGGAAAAAATCACGGATTTACGAAGGCGTCTTGAGAAGATGCGTTGGCCCGATTCTATTGATGCTGATGACTGGGGAAGCGGCGTGCCCCTGAATTACCTGAAGGAACTTGTTGATTACTGGAAGGATGAATACGGCTGGTTTGCACAGCAGGAACTGCTGAATTCCTTTGCCCACTACAAGTCTGTGGTTGACGGATTCGGCATACATTTTATTCATGAGCGAAGTTCAGATCCCGATGCTTTACCTTTGCTTCTGATTCACGGATGGCCGGGATCCTTCTGGGAAATGCAGCGGATTATTCCGATGCTGACCACTCCCGATAAATATGGTGCAGATCCATCGGATGCTTTTCATGTTGTGGTTCCATCACTGCCCGGTTATGGATTTTCCGATCGCCCTGCCAAACACGGAATGAACGGACCATTCATCGCGAGTTTGTTTGAAAAGCTGATGAAACAGCTTGGCTATTCGAAGTTTGTTGCTCAAGGCGGCGATTGGGGAGCAACAGTCGCAACGTGGCTCGGGTTGCATCATCCGGCAAGCTTGACTGCGATCCATCTCAATTACATTCCCGGTTCTTACAGGCCTTACGTGGAATCAAACGACACGCTTTCGGAATCCGAGCAGGAGTTTTTAAAGCATCGTGAAGAATGGTATCAGAAGGAAGGGGGGTACGCTCATATTCAAGCCACCAAACCGCAAACGCTTGCCTATGCTTTGAATGATTCACCGGCAGGACTTGCAGCCTGGATCGTTGAAAAATTTCAAGGTTGGAGCGATTGTGACGGCAATGTCGAGAATCGATTTTCAAAGGATGAATTGTTGACCAACATCAGTATTTACTGGTTTACGGAGACGTTTCATTCTTCCGCTCGTCTCTATCAGGAAGCACTCAAAGCTCCTGTACACATGTCCAAAGGAATGAGAGTGGAAGTCCCTGGTTTTGTTGCTTGTTTTCCTAAAGAGGATCCTATGGCGCCGCGAGATTGGACCGAGCGCGGATACAATATCCAGCGCTGGACTCACTTGCCATCCGGCGGTCATTTTGCAGCATGGGAAGAACCGGAATTGCTGGCAAAAGACCTTCGGGAGTCGCTGAGATCGTTCAGGAACAAAGCATGA